In Bacteroidota bacterium, the sequence ACGCTGGTACTCTGGTCGGACCCGGAATTCCTGCCGATGGAATGGCTTCCGCTGCAAGTGCCTTCGATCAATCTTGCTCCTGAACGGCGAGGGATGCCGGTACCGACCATCCCGGTTGAGACCGTCTGGCAAGCCGCACAAAAGTTATTGGATGGTGCCTGGACGCAGACCGCTACTACCTATGGGCTTGAACCTGAAGCCGACCCACTGTATCAGGCCTCGACGGGCTCGGAATCGCTATCGAGTCTCATTGCGCGCTCCGCGGTCCCCCGAGTCTTTACAAAAGATGGAATATCCGTACCCTTGAGTTCTCCCACAATCGCGCCGCATGTCATTCTTTAGCCGTCTCGCCGATGCCAGGGCGCGGCGAAGATCCTCAGCCACTTTCGATTCGCGAGGTCGCCGTGTTGTACGTGCCATTGAGCGTCGGATACGATTCTTGCTCTCGTCACCGCTCGGTGTGCTTCTGCACCCGAGAGAAGTTAGGAGGCCGGTTCCGCTCGATCAGGTCAACCGCGTGCTTATTCTGCGCTACGATGCGCTTGGCGATGCCGTGCTCTCCTCGGCCGTCTGGCACGCTCTCAAAAAATATGCGCCGCACATTCGAATCGGAGTTGTCGGCAGCCGCCGGAACCGCACGCTACTCCAGGCCGATCCTGCCATCGACGATGTGTTCGTGTTCTCGAAAGCGCTCACATGGCATGTTATCCCTGACCTGTTTCGAGCACGACGTGCCGCGAAATGGGATATGGTGCTGAATATTTCCTTCCACGATAAAACGCGCGCGGCAATTTATTCGCGCATCGTCGCACCGCACGCGATTACCGTGACGGCTGTATGGGATCATCGGGAGAAGTATGAGCGCCTGTATTCTATTGTTGGGCAGCGTCCGGCAAACACACCTATCGTTCTCCAATGGCTCGCAATTCTGAAGGATGCCTTCGGACTAGAACTGACCCAGGAAGATACGTTGCCAACAATTTTTGCCGATCCCGGTATCGAGCGAAGCTTTGCGCCAGAAATCGATGCGATAACAAACCGGGCAGGAAAGAAGGAATATGTCATCATCAATACGGATGCGGCCCAATCATTTCGAGAGTGGGGCTTGCCACATGCGCTCGAGCTCTCACAGGAAATTCGGTCGCGATGGCCCGAACTGCATATCTTCTGGACTAGCGCGCCCCTGCATAGCGGTACCGTCCAATCATTTCTGAAATCCAATCAGTCGGAGGGCATCGCCTACTTGCTGACGCCTTCGGTCCATCACTTGCTGGTCGCGATCAAAGGAGCCAGGGTCGTGCTTTCGCCGGATACATCGGTCGTCCATATCGCAGCCGCCTACCGGAAACCGACCGTCGGACTCTATGTCGAGCATAAGGAATATCCAATTCGCGGTACAATCTCGCGCATGGTGTTCGCACCCGATCACACTACAGCCGCTTCGATCCCTGTCGAACCGGTTCTCACCGCGTTGGGCGAAGTCATGCAAGAAAGCACCCGCTAATTTAGCGCGACTTTCTTTGGCTCGATGATGGGCAATCCATCTGGCGTGAGTCTGACAGGTTTAATACGTGTCCGCCGCGCGATCGCCAAGGAATACACTCGATCCAACGCATCGAGCGAGCGGTCCATCGAGTGTTCTTGATGGACCCACTTGAAGCCTGCCTCGCCATGGATCACCATTAGTGAAGGATCGAGTACATAGCGTTCCACCGCGTTTGCGATTGATTCCGGGCTGCGCGGGTGGACTAGCAATCCGCGTTCGTTTGCCCCGATTTGCTCCGGAGTCCCTTCACTGTCCGTTCCGATGACAGGAAGCGACATTGCCATTGCATCGAGGACTGAGAGCGAATACATTTCGTTGTAACTTGCGAGTACCAAGCAATCGAGTGCGTTGAGATAGGGAACAGGGTCCGTAGTCCATGGAAGAATTGTCAGGCGCTCGCGGATCCCTGGCCGCTGCTGAAATTCTACGAGCGAAGCGTTGTAGTCTTCGCAATTCGTCTCGTTGCGGGCGCCGATGATGAAGTACTTCACGCGGTCACGCACTTTGGGGTTGAGACACGAGAGCGATTCGGCGAATTCCCGTACACCTTTGGCGGGTTCAATTCGACCGATCATGCCGAAGGCAACCTCATGATCGGCAATTCCGAGCTTCACGCGCATCGCATCCCTGCTAGCCGCCGATCGAACGAAGCGGTCGAGATGTCGGCCATATCGTACGACTTGTAGCCTATCCGAAGGGACTGGAAGATATCGCGCAAGTTGCCGGTTCGCCGAGAGACTCGATGAGATGATGGCATCGACTCGAGAATAAATAGCGAAATGGTGCGGATCACGCTTGCGCGCCGGGACCATGTAGGTCGAGTGAACGTGCGGAATCCGCGTGCCGTACAATGCAAAACTCGCGGCCCAAACGTCGAATCGCGTGTGTGAGTGGACCAGCGCGCCTTCCTTGCGAGCCAAACGACGGATCATGCTAATATCCGCAGGGCTAAAGTGGGATTGCCGCATGGCATCGAAGATTCGGATGCCCGATGCCTGTAATTCGTGGTGGATCAAGGACCCAGGAAGCGCATACGCTGCGACGTCTCGGCCACTCGCCGCTTGCGCGCGGATCAAAGAAGAAACGTACAGTTCAAGGCCACCTCGTGCGTCCGAGGTGATCACATGTAAAACAGGTCGCATAGGAAGAAGTCAGGTTAGCGGAAAAACTCACGCGTGGTTGCGTGCGTTCCGAGCCGCGAGTTTTAACACCGGAATCTATCTTTAATGAAGGCACGAATCTGCAGTAAGGAGCATCGTAGTATCTCAGGCAATATGCCATCCAACTCGGTCAAATCAGTTGCTCGACAAACTTGCGGGCTCAAAGATGAAATTAGGACTTCATTATTAGATCGCTCCTGCCACCAGCTTCAGGCCCGCGAGCACGAGCACGCTGGCCAGTGCATATTGTAATGTGTGAGGGCGGGATTTGGTTGCGCCGAAATACGAGCCGAGCAGCGCGCCCGCAAGTCCGGCGAGCAGGAAATAGAGAAACAGCGCATCGCCGAGAGAGAAGATTGTATTGGCATGCCCCGCGAGTCCGGCCAGCGAATTGAGCACAATGAATGCACTGGCCATGGCCGCGCTGCCTTTGATGTCAGTGATACCAAGGAATAGCAGGATTGGACTCAAAAATATTCCTCCGCCGATTCCAATCATGCCCGAGACGAAGCCGAGGATCAGACCAATTGGGAGAGCGATGGGGTAGTAATGCTGAACGATGAACGATGAGCGATGACTCGGACTCTTTGGAAGGACCAGCCGCCCCGCCGCCGCAAGGAGCGCAACACCAAGAATGATCTCGAAGACTGGTTGAGAGACTCTCAACATTCCACCAATATAGGATGCTGGAATCGAGGTAATGACGAACGGCAGGAGCTTTCGAATCTCGAATGCACCGGGTCGCCGGTAATTGAGGAAGGCGATCCCAGCCACAAGCACATTGAGTGTAAGCACGATCGGCACAAATTGCCTCGCGCTGAATCCCATCAGCGAGATAACGGCGAGATACCCGGAGGCACCGCCATGGCCCACGCTC encodes:
- a CDS encoding sulfite exporter TauE/SafE family protein, whose protein sequence is MPNPQQLLLVLPLIFLVAVLYSSVGHGGASGYLAVISLMGFSARQFVPIVLTLNVLVAGIAFLNYRRPGAFEIRKLLPFVITSIPASYIGGMLRVSQPVFEIILGVALLAAAGRLVLPKSPSHRSSFIVQHYYPIALPIGLILGFVSGMIGIGGGIFLSPILLFLGITDIKGSAAMASAFIVLNSLAGLAGHANTIFSLGDALFLYFLLAGLAGALLGSYFGATKSRPHTLQYALASVLVLAGLKLVAGAI
- a CDS encoding glycosyltransferase family 9 protein, which translates into the protein MSFFSRLADARARRRSSATFDSRGRRVVRAIERRIRFLLSSPLGVLLHPREVRRPVPLDQVNRVLILRYDALGDAVLSSAVWHALKKYAPHIRIGVVGSRRNRTLLQADPAIDDVFVFSKALTWHVIPDLFRARRAAKWDMVLNISFHDKTRAAIYSRIVAPHAITVTAVWDHREKYERLYSIVGQRPANTPIVLQWLAILKDAFGLELTQEDTLPTIFADPGIERSFAPEIDAITNRAGKKEYVIINTDAAQSFREWGLPHALELSQEIRSRWPELHIFWTSAPLHSGTVQSFLKSNQSEGIAYLLTPSVHHLLVAIKGARVVLSPDTSVVHIAAAYRKPTVGLYVEHKEYPIRGTISRMVFAPDHTTAASIPVEPVLTALGEVMQESTR
- a CDS encoding glycosyltransferase family 4 protein; translation: MRPVLHVITSDARGGLELYVSSLIRAQAASGRDVAAYALPGSLIHHELQASGIRIFDAMRQSHFSPADISMIRRLARKEGALVHSHTRFDVWAASFALYGTRIPHVHSTYMVPARKRDPHHFAIYSRVDAIISSSLSANRQLARYLPVPSDRLQVVRYGRHLDRFVRSAASRDAMRVKLGIADHEVAFGMIGRIEPAKGVREFAESLSCLNPKVRDRVKYFIIGARNETNCEDYNASLVEFQQRPGIRERLTILPWTTDPVPYLNALDCLVLASYNEMYSLSVLDAMAMSLPVIGTDSEGTPEQIGANERGLLVHPRSPESIANAVERYVLDPSLMVIHGEAGFKWVHQEHSMDRSLDALDRVYSLAIARRTRIKPVRLTPDGLPIIEPKKVALN